The sequence ACATTAAGATATATCACAATGGATGGGTGATCTTAGAAGATTGCGTAGAAATTGGCGCTTGTACCACGATAGATAGGGGAGTTTTTGAGCCGACGATTGTGCGTAAATACTCAAAAATTGATAACCTAGTTCAAATAGGCCACAACTGCGAAATCGGCTATGGCAGTATCTTGGTCTCTCAAGTTGGTTTAGCAGGTAGCACAAAGCTTGGTCGCAATGTAATAATGGGCGGTCAAAGTGGAACCGCAGGGCATCTAAGCATAGGTGATTTTGCTAAGATTGCTGGGCGTGGTGCTGTATCAAAGAGTATTGAAGGCTCTAAAGAGTATGGCGGGTATCCACTTATGGAGCTTAAAGAGTGGTTTAAAACTCAAGCTAGATTTTTGCGTGAATTTGGTAATAAAAATAGTAAGAAGGATCAATAGATGGAAAATAAAGATATGTTTATCAATCGTGAGCTATCTTGGCTTAGATTTAATTCTAGAGTTTTAGCACAATGTAACAAAGATCTTCCGCTATTAGAAAAGCTGAAATTTATAGCGATATATTGTACAAATTTAGATGAATTTTATATGATTAGGATAGCTGGGCTTAAGCAGTTATTTGCTGCTGGTATAGTAGTGAGTGGTAGTGATGAGATGACTCCACTAGATCAGTTAAGAGAGATTAGAAAATACCTAAAAGATGAACAAGAGATACTAGAAAATTACTATAAAGATACAGTTAGCAAGCTTGCAGGACATGGATTATTTATCCAAAATTATGAAGAGTTAAGTGACGAGGTAAAATCTAGAGCAGATGAATATTTTTTCTCCAATATTTTACCTGTTATTGTGCCAATTGCTGTTGATCCTACACATCCATTTCCGCATCTTAATAACCTTAGCTTTGCTTTGGCAGTTAAACTTTGTGATGATGCTCACCCTGAGATTATTAAGTTTGGTATGATTAGAATTAGTAGAGTTTTACCTAGATTTTATTATGCTGGTGATGGAATTTATGTGCCAATTGAGAGTATAGTTCATAGGCACGCTGAAGAGATATTTCCGGGTTATAGATTGCTTAGTAGCTGTGCGTTTAGGGTTACTAGAAATGCTGATATGGTAATTGAAGAAGAAGAAGCCGATGATTTTATGATGATTTTAGAGCAGGGGCTTAAGCTTCGTAGAAAAGGGGCATTCGTTAGACTTCAAATAGATTCTGGATGCGATCCTGAGATTTTAGATTTTCTAAATTTACATATGAAAATCTTTTATAAAGATATTTATGAATATAATATTCCACTAACACTTGGAGCGCTTTGGCAAATTATTGGGGATAAGGAATTTTCTCATTTACTACTTCCGCCATACACACCAAAGACTTTACCGCCATTTGGGCAAAATATTTCTATGTTTGATGCTATCGATAAAGAAGATGTGTTATTATTTCATCCATATGAGAGCTTTGATCCTGTTACGCAGTTTATTAGAGAGGCAGCTAAAGATCCAAAGGTTATATCAATTAGAATGACCTTATATAGAGTGGAGAAAAACTCAGCTATAATTCAAGCATTAATAGATGCTGCTAATGAAGGCAAGCAAGTTACTGTAATGGTTGAATTAAAAGCAAGATTTGATGAGGAAAATAACCTTCATTGGGCAAAAGCACTAGAAAATGCTGGTGCACATGTAATATATGGTATTACAGGGTTTAAGGTGCATGCAAAGGTTAGTCAAGTTATTCGTCAAGTAGGGGATAAGCTAAATTTCTACATTCATTTAGGTACCGGTAATTATAATGGTAGTAGTGCTAAGATTTATACCGATGTAAGCTACTTTACCTCTAGAGCCGATGTGGCAAAAGATACCACAACATTTTTTCATATTTTATCAGGCTTTAGTAAAAATCGCCGCTTAAATGGATTGTCAATGTCACCAATGCAGATTAAAGAGCGTGTGATTGCAATGATTAAAAACGAAGCCAAAATGGGTAGTGATGGCAGAATCATAGCTAAGATGAATGCGCTAGTAGATAGCGATGTTATCAAGGCACTATATGAAGCTAGTAACGCTGGTGTACAGATAAATTTAATAATACGTGGTATCTGCTGTTTGCGCCCTGGTGTGCCTGGAATGAGCGAAAATATCAAGGTTAGATCGATAATCGGTAAATACCTTGAACATGCTAGAATATTCTATTTTAAACACGCTAATCCTAAATTTTATATAAGTAGTGCTGATTGGATGCCAAGAAATCTTGAGCGTAGATTAGAGTTGATGACTCCAATTACTGATCCGGTATCTCAAGGTAAATTGGGTGAAATACTACGCTTGCAAGTTCAAGATAATGAGTTGGCATTTGAGCTAGGTAGTGATGGGGAGTATCACAGCATAATAAAATCTGAAGGCGAAAAAGTAGTAAATAATCAAGAGTTTTTTGAAGGTTATCTAAATAAAATTTTCAAAACAATGAAAAAATCTAGCGACCAAGATAAGGTTCAAATCTTAGCTTCAAAACTCTTTAAAGAGAGTTAATAGCCCTTGCTTTATCAGGGCTATTTCAGCTAGTATTTATAAGATTTTTGCTAAAATTCCCGCCAAATTTTAAATTTTTTAAGGATATAAAGGCTATGAGCTGTCCCATGCGTACTTGCTTACCGTGCTATTTCTAAAGCTTTAAATAGTGATAAATTTACATTTTTAGCTAGATTACAGCTTTCATTTGTTAATGCTATATCCTATTTGGCTTTTGTGGTCACTTTTCCAGTGCATTGCAATTGTATATTTAAGCGAAAAACACGTATAACTCTATTAAAGCTAAAAAATTTCTATTGTAGTGATTTTAGTCAATTTTATAGATTTCATGGACTTCAACCGCCACTTGTTTTGTTTGAAATGTGCCATTCATACAGCCAGATCAAATAAATTTAAAAATACATAAAAGGATAATAAAATGTCAAAAAGTTTCGTAACAGGATTTCCAAGAATTGGCGAGCAAAGAGAGCTTAAATTTGCTCTTGAGAGTTTTTGGGCTGGTAAAACTAGCTTTGGTGAAGTAGAAAAAGTAGCTACTGAGTTAAAAAAACGCCATTGGAATTATCAAATAGACGCAAAAGTAGATTTGATTAGCGTAAATGATTTTTCATATTATGATTTAATGCTTGATAATATTGTAACTTTTGGTGCGATTCCTCCGCGCTTTGCTGGACTTAGCGGCTATGATTTATATTTCTCAATGGCTAGAGGAAATGCAAATAGCGTAGCTATGGAGATGACAAAATGGTTTAACACAAACTATCATTATATAGTTCCTGAACTTAGTCGTGATGTTAAATTTAATCTAGATAGCAGCAAGAT is a genomic window of Campylobacter devanensis containing:
- a CDS encoding RNA degradosome polyphosphate kinase — encoded protein: MENKDMFINRELSWLRFNSRVLAQCNKDLPLLEKLKFIAIYCTNLDEFYMIRIAGLKQLFAAGIVVSGSDEMTPLDQLREIRKYLKDEQEILENYYKDTVSKLAGHGLFIQNYEELSDEVKSRADEYFFSNILPVIVPIAVDPTHPFPHLNNLSFALAVKLCDDAHPEIIKFGMIRISRVLPRFYYAGDGIYVPIESIVHRHAEEIFPGYRLLSSCAFRVTRNADMVIEEEEADDFMMILEQGLKLRRKGAFVRLQIDSGCDPEILDFLNLHMKIFYKDIYEYNIPLTLGALWQIIGDKEFSHLLLPPYTPKTLPPFGQNISMFDAIDKEDVLLFHPYESFDPVTQFIREAAKDPKVISIRMTLYRVEKNSAIIQALIDAANEGKQVTVMVELKARFDEENNLHWAKALENAGAHVIYGITGFKVHAKVSQVIRQVGDKLNFYIHLGTGNYNGSSAKIYTDVSYFTSRADVAKDTTTFFHILSGFSKNRRLNGLSMSPMQIKERVIAMIKNEAKMGSDGRIIAKMNALVDSDVIKALYEASNAGVQINLIIRGICCLRPGVPGMSENIKVRSIIGKYLEHARIFYFKHANPKFYISSADWMPRNLERRLELMTPITDPVSQGKLGEILRLQVQDNELAFELGSDGEYHSIIKSEGEKVVNNQEFFEGYLNKIFKTMKKSSDQDKVQILASKLFKES